Genomic window (Tripterygium wilfordii isolate XIE 37 chromosome 11, ASM1340144v1, whole genome shotgun sequence):
TTCGTAACTTTCTAAGTTCATACGGTTTAAATTCATCaactagactatcacccaaatgattaTCAACACTAGAAACCTATAAGTATTTGATTATTTCTCTCCTAAACATTAACATGTTACGATTTAAGAAGTTAAGATATCTTTTAATCATCTATCCTATTTTCTTTATAGAATTTTCTTCGACATATTGTAAATTCTAAACGTGCTCGCAAGGTAGGCCAACCGAGACTTTTGAAACAATAAATGACTAAAAAAAGTCGCAAAAAGAGGTGGAGGGCCCACATGCGAAAAGGTAATCCTCGATGGATTTGGCAATTCCCCAAATATACGATACGTGCATGCATGCAAAGGTCAAGGCTGAGCTTTGCATTCTTCACAAGccatcctcatcatcatttttaatatatatatatatataaaataattcttacccatatttttttaatatataatataattctAAAAATCAATTATAATAAATTGTGTGGGATATAAACAGTTAGCACAGTGAATGGACATTAATTATCTATGGCATTAGAGTCGATTCTCACCATTAATCCTTATTAAGGTCGCATTTATAATCAATTAAAATGGAGAGATATATATAACTTCTTTTGGTTGGTGACCATTGGAGGACCAAAtccaatgaaaataaatatggcaacaaataattttgttttttttttatatggcaATAAATAATTCGTACACCAAAAATTTGTTAACTTATAAGGAAATTAGTACATGGTTTGTCTAAAGAATAATCTTAAACAATATAAAAAGGCTTAGTCCACATACAAGGAGTCGAGGATGGTGACATGTCCAATTATAtggaaacaaaattaattaagatttgATATCTCACAAAAATGATGATaagtaaaaaattaatattgatttcCTTCATTTGCTTGATccgatttgaatttttaaatatttttacaaAATCTAAATTAAACCCAttccaaattaaaaaaagaaaaataataaatcaacaaaaaagaatGACGTGTCCTTGCTAAATTATCTTTGATAGTCCTAGGATGACGCAACATTGTCTTTTTATATCCACAATTTgaccaaaattgaaattaattccaaatcttttcaaatttgtattttttaattttaaaaatcatcaaatcGAATTCGTTAGAAATTAAACCAAGTAGCACCGAAATTTCTATGCAACCCCTTAccgttgttcttcttcttcaaaaacgGAAAAAGGGGAAAGAGCTTGTCGTTGAGAAAGAGCTTCCATGAATCCTCGTCCATGGCAACTCCAAAGAAACCTCTCTCTTCACCACCAGGCCTCGCCAAGGGAAATTTCGTCCTTCTTGTTGAAACCATGAGTCGCAGAGCCAATTCAAAGCTCTTTGTCTTCGCCTTCCTCTCTCTCCTCGCCTTCCTCTCCGTCTCCTTCTATGGATCACGCGATGTAAACTACCAGACCGACCTCGATTTCCCGCCAACCAGACCTAAGATCACGAATCCTTCCAGCCACGCGATAACGATTACGGAGAATGTTGATGAGGAGCTCAGCCGCGGATTGAATCGTCGGGTGTCGTCCGTCAAAGATAGCTCCGTCGATTCAGTTTCGGTTCTGTTGCCGGATTGGGAGGTTCTGATGATTGTGTCTCCGCGGAGTGTTGTAGATTCGGGAGAGAGTCTATGGTGTCTTTACGCGAATAATGCTACTTCAAAGGCGATTTTCGCCGGGGTCTTGCCGTCTACGAACCAGACGACGTTCAAGTGCTTGTTTCCGGAAAGCGCGCGCCGCCGGAAGATGTTCCTGCAGTCGGTGTTATTGACTCGATCTCCGGAGAAGGAAAAGTCTTCGGAGGCGGCGCCAATGATGATCCAGTGGAGTTTCATGGCATACGAATCGTTTTCGACCGAAGACGACGTCGTGTTATTCGCCAAGGGAATGAATAACCGTCAAGGTATCAACAGGTCTCCAAGCGAGTTCAATTGCGTGTTCGGCAATAACGGCGCGAAAACGGCCGTCACTAGCTCCACGCAGGAGGTGTTCCGGTGTCCGCACCCGAACGTAACGGCGTTCGATTCTGGCGGGGAGGATGATGATAgacacaaaatcaaaatctccCTCGAAATTTCTGGAGAAAACCTGCTGGTCCCCTCCGTTGCGTACTACAATCCCCCGCTCACAATAGCACTCCCAAGGAGAAAATCCTTATTGTGCGCATGCACAATGGTCTACAACGTGGCCAAATTCTTAAGGGAGTGGATTACTTACCATTCAAAAATCGGCGTCGACCGGTTCATATTATACGATAACAACAGCGACGATGATTTGCAGACGATCGTTAAGGATCTTAATCAAGAGGGTTATGACATTGAAACTCTGTTATGGATTTGGCCAAAGACCCAAGAAGCTGGTTTCTCTCATGGGGCTGTATACGCTAACGATTCGTGTTCTTGGACAATGTATGTTGATGTCGACGAATTCATTTTTGGTCCAAATTGGAATAATTCAGAGAACCCATCAGATCAAATGCTCAAGTCCTTGTTACCATCATCATCGGagcgtcatcatcatcatcagattGGGCAAGTCTCGTTGAGTTGTAATGAATTCGGGCCGTCGGATCAGAAACAACATCCAGTTGAGGGAGTGACACAAGGGTATACGTGTCGGAGACTGGAGGAGAACAGGCACAAATCTATTGTTCTGTTGGATGCAATTGATCATTCGTTGCTTAATGTGATTCATCATTTTGCGTTGAAGGAGAATTACAGGAGCAAGCAAGTGAGCATGGAGGTTGCATTGGTGAACCATTACAAGTACCAAGCGTGGCCGGAGTTTAAGTCCAAGTTCAGGAGGAGGGTATCGGCTTATGTGGTGGATTGGACAAAAGCCACGAACCCCAAGTCAAAGGACCGGACTCCGGGATTGGGGTTTGAGGCCATTGAGCCTCAAGGGTGGGCTCACAAGTTTTGTGAAGTTAGAGATGAAAGGTTGAAGAATTTGACACAAACATGGTTTGGGAATAAAACTTCTAATGGGCTTAAGATGGCTTGGCAAAGGTGAGGTGAATATTCAAGATGGCTTTTACACAAATAGGACATTGATTGGGAGGGTCAAAAAACAAAGGTGACCCTGTTTTCACAATTTTATTAATACATATTACTGTTTGTTAATATAGGTTGGTGAGGTTGGGGGATTGGGAGTCTGGGACTTAATTCTTTAAGTGGTGCTTTAGGAATTTGTCATGTCCTTTTTTggtgctttattttttttaggtaaGATTGTTAGAAGAGAAAGGGattatttctttcttcctttcttgtAATGCAACTCTTTTTAGGTTTAATTTTGCCGATTGGAATACTTTATCATATTGTTTAAAAGTTCTTATACATGGAGAAGGAAAGGAATTCAATACTGATGATagtctagttggttatctctccggaCTTAGGGTTTATGATGCTGAAGGTCGAGAATTCAAACCAACTAGCTAGGATATTTTTTTGTGGAATCCTAATTCTGTGGGCTTGTCCCACTTCTGAGCCCTGACCCAATCTTGCTGACAAGACCCAATCTTGTTGACATTAACAGATGCAGGCTGTTCTTCCGAGATCCCGACCCAATCTTGTTAATGGGGTAGTCTTATTGTCGTCTGCAAGATGCAGGCTGTTCTCCCAAGGTTCATGCCTACTTACCTATCCAAAAAGATGTTGGATGGGACCATAAGATAGTTCCTCAAAGGACAAGACTAAGACTAGAAAGGACAACTTCACTAATAGAGAATACTGATTTGAGATATAAATACTGTGTGGTTTTGAACCTCGAAAGGAAAGAAGAATAATATATTGATCTGTACAGAAAGATTTCCCTAAGCTTTCCAATGCGACAATCATGGCATCATCCCCATGACCAATTTTCAATTTGAGAATCTACCATGTcaaaaattataagaaaaaaatgaacaGCCATGTTTTCATAGCTGCAACGCTAAATCTGGCTGCTGTGGTGAACAAATCAGAACATTTGTACCAGGTGAACTTGGTGCCAGAAACCCAACGTTTAGGTCAGGTGAAAATGGTGGGGATTCCTGCTTACCTAACCGTGACAATCCCTGCCGTGAAGATTGACCAGCCGCTGCACGGGTTACTGTTTGTAACGCAAAGCCAGAGCCGGTTGACAATGAGTTTCCAGTGGGTAATTCACGAAAACTACCAGTCAAATTCCCGTTGCTTGAAGCAAAATCATTACCAGGCATTGAATGAGCAGGCACTGCAGCGGCTTCAAAACTAGAATTTTCTGTTAGTGTTTCAATTCTTAGCGTCCCCGTTGGAGATAGATGATTATAGCCAAAGCCACCACTAAAACCATTCATATTGGAGTGAATCACGGGTTTTTGTTGATTCTGAAAAGCAACTACATGTTTTACTCCATTGACATCATCCAATGAATTTAACTCGCCTTGGGAACTTGATACTGCGACGCCTTCCTTCATATCTCCCTGAGTCTGCGAGAAGAATCTACTTGCAACAATAGAGTTAGCTCCACATGATTGTGGAAGTCCACCTACATGGTGTTCCGGTTCACATTTGTCCAGAACATTTCGATTCTCggaaggtaaaaatgccaagCATTCCTCTACCTTGTCATCCCCTACCCACCCAGGACCAAACCCGAGTCCGAAAGGCAGAACACTCTCAATTTTCTTTGAGACAACTTTCCATACAGCAGGCCCAAGATCTGCCGCAAATCGAGCTAGACTTCTGGCATAACCATGCTCCAAACCTACACCTACCTGATATGTTAGAACGAATAAAATAGAAAAGGTTAACCATGACTGAAAGTTGTATAATTAGTAAAATTGTGAGAAAAAGTTCCAGCTAAAAAGTGCCTAATTGATAACAGGTTTCTTAAGGTACAAACCGGCACGAGTTGATCCAGTTCTCCGTCAAAGGTAGTCCAAACAGACGGCTCAGAAGCCACTGGATGCTTATAGGTGGCGCGTTTATTCTCATCTACGGCAAAATGTTTCTTCCCATGCTTCATCACAGCCCTCACAACAGAAGCTGAAAGCCAAGAGAATAATATTAGTTGGGAAAATCTAGAGAGCTAAAATAATGCCAATGATGGTGTGGCCTAGTGGTTAGGAGTCTTGTACTCCTTGCCATCAGGGTTCAAATCCCACCAAATGCATGAGCCCACACATGGATTTTCCATGTGCTTGCCCGATCTATGTGGTTTGTGGGCTATTGCATAAGCATGATGGTTTTACCCAGTGCGCACCAAAGGGAAGTGGCTGCAGGTTCCATcattacaaaaaagaaagaaaaagatctAAGATAAAAGTAACAGCGATAATCAGAGTAACAGAAATTCCCCCACCTGGGAATTCCTTCTCCCATTCAGATGACCAAGTAGCATGGTTTTCACCACTGTGAGATCCACGAGAGGCCCAAACTGATACATCAGCAGGCTGGGACTTAGATGCAGTAGATTTTCTTAAATTATAACCATTAGACCAGCTGGCAATATCTCCTCCAGATGCAAGAGTTGCATCTGAAGAAAACTCTGGACCAACACGGTCAAAGAGAGATCTTTCAAGTGACTTTTTGAGGCCCTTGCCTGCAGGCCTACCCTTCCTGACAACTTTGGGCTGTGGTTCCCCATCATCACTATCTTGTCTCAAATTTTCGAAGTCTTTCTTAGCCAGCCCCTGGATGGATCGTGCCTGGAACAATAAACACAACTCTCAACAGAACATTAACACAAACCCCACTATGGAAGCAATGCTTCATTGTCAAAACTAGGCCAAACCTGTCGAAAGTAAATAGTATCTGGTTCATTGTACTGCATTGCATTGGAACAGATCAGGAAAACGTCTTTCTGTGCAAATCAATGCAAATGTTTTAGCAAAAAAGAGCCTCAGTACTGAAAAAGTGTATGTATGCTATAGATGCAGAAGAATAACAATAAATGTAAATGACAAGCATGTAATGTATGTAAGTTGCGTAGAACAAGACCACAAGCCACATGTCTGCAATCAAGCAGTTGAGGattaaacagaagaaaaaaaaaccatttatcCATGTTCTATCAACTTTAAAATGGTTTGTAAAACAAGCACACAAACAAATAAGACTCTGCTTATTCATGTGTGCAATTTACGACGCAATTCTTAAAGACCACATACAAACAGAGACTGCGTCTACAGATATTTTAAATTCTTCTATATATAGAACTAAAAATGGACAAAGTCGCCAACGAGAACAAAATGACAATTTAACAATTCTTAGTAAATAGTTGGTCAGGATAAATAACAGAACACTTGCATTGATTCTTGAAACAAAACTGCATCACCACAAGATCAAGGAGACTTTTCATGTTGCTTGCTCCAGTGGTgcaaataaaacatataaaattcCGGTGCCGTAAATTGGTTAAATACTCCCAAAATACTGAAAATAACAGTACACATATTGCAAAACAAACCTCGAATTGTTCCAAGCAGGAATAAGCTCCCCCATCTAGTTTTTTCCTCACAGTAGAAAAATCCATCGGGTGCTCAACAATGTCATGGTAATCCGGAAGCTGTTCCAGAAGTCGATTCCTCATTGAAGTGAGAAAGTTTATTCATTTATGGTAAAGATTAACaggataaacaaaaaaaaaaaatacacacctCCTCCGGATCAACTGGCTCAGAGAACACCCCATAAGTGTCCTTCCTACAAGCATATTAAAACAAAACGATCAAACCAAATCGAAAAAAATAGCTTGCCAGAAAGAAAAACCTAATAAGCAACAGAACACCCACTTTTGAATCCGGTCAAGAATGAACACCAGCAACTTTTTGTCTGGCAAAGGTGTCGTGGGGCCAGACTCCACAGGTGAGCCTGTACACATGCAAATGACATTATCATaacaatttaattaattactgcCACAGACTTTAAAATTTCCGGCAAATCCTTTTCATGAAACTCAATTTAATTGATAGTTGATACCATGAAGAGTGTCTGTCGCTTTCCAAACCCTTCCACCCTGCAAGAACATAGTCCtcatgggagaaaaaaaatcaaccataaaaccccaaaaagacaaaaaagaaaagaaaaagaaactattgaatttttatggaaGAAAGAAAAGGGAATAATATCATAGTAAAAGACTAAAAGCAGATGGAAGTACAGGCTAAAATTTAGCTCCTCACTTCGGACAAGATTGTCTGAGAAGTCtattattttcataatttatttACAAGGAATCGaggataaaaaaataataacagaAAATTTAAATTAGGACAtactaaataagaaaaaaaaatgaaacccaCCAACACCCAgattttaaaaaagtaaatcCATTAATAAATAAAGAATTACGTCCCTCAAAGAAAACTGTTCGAGTCAACCACATGCACTGAAATCCTCAGATCCAAACAACCCCGGTCCATAATTTCAAAAAACGCGCGAATGCCCATTAACATTCAAACCTAAAACCCATAAAACatatagaaagaaagaataatcttaaaatcaccaaaaaaaaaataaaaattaagctTTCGTTTCAAGAAAATTGTTAATCAATTTGAGGCGAAGGTGCAAAAGACGGTGATCACCATTAAATCAGATCCGAGACTACCATCGGCGATCCTTTTCCTCTTGAGATCCGCCCCGAGATTCTCGATATCCATGTCCGAATTCGACCCATAGGCACCGTGAATTAGATTATGATTCTGCAAGTTCAATCCGATCAACGGCTTCTGCTTCTTCTCTTTTCGCTCGTCGTCGTCATCTTCGGCTCCAATCCACTCCTGTGCCGCGGAATTCCCATCCGTGATAGTGTTCCGGCGAATGGATCGGCGGTTCCGGCTCTCAATGCAATCGAAAGAAACATTAGGGTTTTTCGAATTAGGATTCCGTTGCAGTTTCTGTTCTTGCTTGAGAGTACGCTTTTGAATATCTAAAAGAGAAGGGCGtcccttcttctttctcttcttcgtcGCCATTGTTGGTCCTGGGACCTCCCCGACACGACCCATTACGTtgattctctctcctctttctctctctcgggagttaaaattattatttttaatttttaataattttttttttcttactttctGTGCACTTGTGTCTTGGTACGCGTGAGTCAGACTTTGGTTATGGGCCTTATGGGCTTTAGGTGGTGGCGACTTACTAGTGCTTAAAGGCGACGGGCCTTTGATGCCCACACTTTTATTTACACAAAACATGGGTCTAGCCTATCCGCTAGGGGCCCGAATTGATAAAAATCGGTGGACGGTGGTCGGTGGCCATAGAAGTATCCACCCGTTATGGAATGTCCGGTCTGAGTCATAACTATTGTTAGAAGTATTCACCTACACGACACGACCCATCCACCATGGAATGTCCGATTTGAGCAATAACTATTGTTAAAAGGATTAGCATGTCACCGCAACCCATCTAAGTGTTGGCTAGTAAAAACCTTCTTAACAACATATGAATCACGAAATTTGACCACTAATAAAGAACACTTTTAACATATTTGGTAAGACGATTCATGATCATTATCCTCTCTAATGGAggattaaaataatttaaagctATCCTACTCTTtcttaataatataaataatgtattttatttatgtaGTGTAGTAGTcaaaatcttttatttttttgtaatgaAAACCGAAACAAGTTTTTAAATTGATTATATAGTCCAAACAGACCATGACACCCACAGTAGCTTTGGAACCTTGTTTTTCAACAATGCACACAGGTATTTGATTGGGGATATACACAATATATTTGCAATTTATAGGTTTTAATGCTTATCGCTTTGAGCCTTTTGAGTGTATATATCTTCCTCCCTCCTCTCCCTCTTCATCATACCTGCTTTTGTAAGAAAATATCATCATTTCACCTGGTTATTGCAGACCTTAAAAAAACATGTGCATAGTTGCGTTTGTTTGGCAAGCTCATCCACTCTACCCATTACTTCTCTTGCAAAACAGAGATGAATATCACAACAGGCAAGTCAGAAACTTTCTTCAACTCTTAATTCACTATTGGGTTTTGTTATTGTCTTTTGGGTATTTCCTTTTCATTGGTTCTTTAGGGCTACAAAGGAAGTGGCGTGGTGGGAAGGTTGTGAGATTTTGGGAGGAAGAGACGAAGTGGGTGGAGGGACATGGCTGGCTTGTTCAAGGAAAGGAAGAGTAGCATTTCTAACAAATGTGTTGGAGCTTCATACACTGCCAGAGGCTAAGAGCCGTGGAGACCTTCCTGTTCTCTTCTTGGAGGTATTATTCTTCATtctttggggggggggggggggaacctTCCATCCAGAGAATTCAACCAACCTACTTCAATGTATGTTATTATGCAAACTATGTTCATTACAGAGTACAAAGAGTCCAAAGGAGTTTGCTGAGGAATTGGTGGAAGAGGCTCATCATTACAATGGATTCAACCTAATAGTGGCAGACATTTCTTCCAAGAAAATGGTTTATGTCTCCAACAGACCCAAAGGACAAGCAG
Coding sequences:
- the LOC120009147 gene encoding glycosyltransferase family 92 protein RCOM_0530710-like, which codes for MATPKKPLSSPPGLAKGNFVLLVETMSRRANSKLFVFAFLSLLAFLSVSFYGSRDVNYQTDLDFPPTRPKITNPSSHAITITENVDEELSRGLNRRVSSVKDSSVDSVSVLLPDWEVLMIVSPRSVVDSGESLWCLYANNATSKAIFAGVLPSTNQTTFKCLFPESARRRKMFLQSVLLTRSPEKEKSSEAAPMMIQWSFMAYESFSTEDDVVLFAKGMNNRQGINRSPSEFNCVFGNNGAKTAVTSSTQEVFRCPHPNVTAFDSGGEDDDRHKIKISLEISGENLLVPSVAYYNPPLTIALPRRKSLLCACTMVYNVAKFLREWITYHSKIGVDRFILYDNNSDDDLQTIVKDLNQEGYDIETLLWIWPKTQEAGFSHGAVYANDSCSWTMYVDVDEFIFGPNWNNSENPSDQMLKSLLPSSSERHHHHQIGQVSLSCNEFGPSDQKQHPVEGVTQGYTCRRLEENRHKSIVLLDAIDHSLLNVIHHFALKENYRSKQVSMEVALVNHYKYQAWPEFKSKFRRRVSAYVVDWTKATNPKSKDRTPGLGFEAIEPQGWAHKFCEVRDERLKNLTQTWFGNKTSNGLKMAWQR
- the LOC120009146 gene encoding uncharacterized protein LOC120009146, whose product is MFCVNKSVGIKGPSPLSTSKSPPPKAHKAHNQSLTHAYQDTSAQKVRKKKLLKIKNNNFNSRERERGERINVMGRVGEVPGPTMATKKRKKKGRPSLLDIQKRTLKQEQKLQRNPNSKNPNVSFDCIESRNRRSIRRNTITDGNSAAQEWIGAEDDDDERKEKKQKPLIGLNLQNHNLIHGAYGSNSDMDIENLGADLKRKRIADGSLGSDLMGGRVWKATDTLHGSPVESGPTTPLPDKKLLVFILDRIQKKDTYGVFSEPVDPEELPDYHDIVEHPMDFSTVRKKLDGGAYSCLEQFEKDVFLICSNAMQYNEPDTIYFRQARSIQGLAKKDFENLRQDSDDGEPQPKVVRKGRPAGKGLKKSLERSLFDRVGPEFSSDATLASGGDIASWSNGYNLRKSTASKSQPADVSVWASRGSHSGENHATWSSEWEKEFPASVVRAVMKHGKKHFAVDENKRATYKHPVASEPSVWTTFDGELDQLVPVGVGLEHGYARSLARFAADLGPAVWKVVSKKIESVLPFGLGFGPGWVGDDKVEECLAFLPSENRNVLDKCEPEHHVGGLPQSCGANSIVASRFFSQTQGDMKEGVAVSSSQGELNSLDDVNGVKHVVAFQNQQKPVIHSNMNGFSGGFGYNHLSPTGTLRIETLTENSSFEAAAVPAHSMPGNDFASSNGNLTGSFRELPTGNSLSTGSGFALQTVTRAAAGQSSRQGLSRLGKQESPPFSPDLNVGFLAPSSPGTNVLICSPQQPDLALQL
- the LOC120009150 gene encoding transport and Golgi organization 2 homolog — translated: MCIVAFVWQAHPLYPLLLLQNRDEYHNRATKEVAWWEGCEILGGRDEVGGGTWLACSRKGRVAFLTNVLELHTLPEAKSRGDLPVLFLESTKSPKEFAEELVEEAHHYNGFNLIVADISSKKMVYVSNRPKGQAVTIQEVSLGIHVLSNAKLDSPWPKAQRLGQKFKELLCQYSEGEIPLKIMAEKLMRDRVKAEVSRLPGICSIDWEFNLSSIFVEVDTPLGCYGTRSTAALTVTTNGEVSFHERYLEKEKWKEHTVNYHIQKLK